The Deinococcus ruber genomic interval TCTGCCGCCAGTTGTCCTGAGGAGTGCTGTTCTGTTGCCCCTGGGCGGTCTGGGTATAGGTCTGGGCCTGAGAGGCTGCGCCCGGCGTGGCAGCAGCAGGCATGTTCTGGCCCCAGAACCGCTGACGCCTGCGCTGCTGGTGGCGTTTGCCGCGCCAGAACAGGAACCCGCCGAGCAGCAGCAGCGGCAACAGCAGGCCGGGGCCGTGGTGCTGGTAGCCGGGCGCGTAGCCGTAGGGGGCGGGCGCGGCGTAGCCCTGGGTGCTGTAGGTCTGGGCGGGCGGGTTGTTGATGATCACGTCCATGTTCGTTTCTCCTGTGCAGAGCGCCTGTGAAGTGGGAAGGGGCGTCTCTGCGACTGACCAGAAGGTAGCCCCGGCTGCATGAACGGCGGCGGGAGCGTGTGTGAATGCCGTGTGAACGACGCTGCCCACTGCACAGACAGCCCGCCTGTGTGCGTGCGCCGCTTCTGGTAACATCGGGTACGGTGCCGCGCACCGTGTTTTTTTTGCCGCCTGAGCCGCTCAGGTTCGGCTGGACGAAGGAAGCAGAGATTGTGTGCGCGGCTTCAGGAGCATTCAATGCCTGGAATTGCAATTATCGGCGCACAGTGGGGAGACGAGGGCAAGGGCAAGATCACAGATTTTCTGGCCCCCAGAGCGCAGTTTGTGGCCCGCTATCAGGGTGGAGCCAATGCCGGGCATACCGTGACCGCCAAGGGGCAGACCTTCAAGCTGAATCTGTTGCCCAGCGGCGTGCTGCACCCCGGCACCGTCAGCATCCTGGGTGACGGCATGGTGATCGATCCCATGAAATTCATGGAGGAGCGGGCCAATCTGCACGCTGCGGGCCTGGAACCCGATCTGCGGATTTCCGACCGCGCCCATCTGGTGCTGCCCCATCACAAATATGTCGATGGCAAAAAAGATTTCGTGGGCACCACCGGGCGCGGCATCGGCCCGGCCTACGCCGACAGAGCGCGGCGGGTGGGCATCCGCTTCGGTGATCTGCTCGATGAAGCCGTGCTGGCCGAGCGTGTCGAGCGGCTGCTGGAAGCCAAGCCCAACAGCACCCGTGAGGCGGGCTGGGTCGATACGGCGGCAGCGCTGAAAGACCTGGCACCTATCCGCGAGCAGCTCTCGCCCTTCATCTTCGATACCGGCTCGCAGCTTCGCCAGGCCATCAAAGACGGGCATAACGTGCTGTTCGAGGGCGCACAGGCCACCCTCCTCGACCTGAACTACGGCACCTACCCCTTCGTCACCAGCAGCCATCCCACCGTCGGCGGCATCATCGTGGGCACGGGCGTCAGTCACAAGGCGCTGAACAAGGTGTACGGCGTTGCCAAAGCCTTCAATACCCGCGTCGGACACGGCCCCTTCGTCACCGAGGTCTTCGGTGAGATGGAACTGCGGCTGCGCGGCGACGGTTCGCAGCCCTGGGATGAATACGGCACCACCACCGGGCGGGCGCGTCGCGTCGGCTGGCTCGACCTCGAACTGCTGCGCTACGCCGTGGACGTGAACGGCCTCGATGGACTGGTCATCAACAAGATGGACGTGCTGGCGGGCCTGGACAGCATTCCAGTGTGTACCGGCTACGACGCGGCGGGCGGCCCCGTTTACCGCCAGATGAAAGGCTGGGCCACCACCGACGGCGCGACCAGCCGCGAAACGCTGCCGAAAGAGGCGCAGGCATACCTCGACCTGATCGAAGAAACCGTCAACTGCCCGGTTGTCATCTTCTCGTGTGGCCCAGCCCGCGAACAGACCTACGGCGCGGTGGACTGGAGCGTTTAAGGTGCTTTGACACGTCGGCTGGCGCACGAAGTCGGCTGATCTGGCACAAGCATGACAGTTAAAGGCCGGGCGGCTCTCTAGACTTCCTCATCTTAGGAGGTCTGCTATGACCGCTTCACTCGATTCTGTATCAGAAAAGGCAGGCAGCATGCCCATCCCCAAAACCAACGAAGCTGTAAACCCGCAGGCAGACGGCAGCGGTATTGCCGAACTGACCCACGACTGGCTGCACCACATCGGAGAAGACCCGGAGCGCGAGGGGCTGCTCAAGACGCCCCAGCGCGTCGAGAAAGCCTGGCGCTTCCTGACGGGCGGCTACCGTCAGACGCTCGAAGAAGTGGCCGGAGACGCGGTATTTGCCGCCGAGGGCAGCGAAATGGTGATCGTCAAAGACATCGAGTTCTATTCGATGTGCGAACACCACATGCTGCCGTTCTTTGGCCGCGCCCACGTGGGCTACATTCCCAGTGGCAAAATTCTGGGGCTGTCCAAGTTCGCCCGCATCACCGATCTGTATGCCCGCCGCCTTCAGGTGCAGGAACGCCTGACCACCCAGATTGCCGAGGCGGTGCAGGAACTGCTCGACCCGAAAGGCGTGGCGGTCGTGCTGGAGGGCGTACACCTGTGCATGGCGATGCGCGGCGTGGAAAAGCAGAATTCCAGCACCAGCACCAGTGCCATGCGCGGCCTCTTCAAGAGCGACCCACGCACCCGCGCCGAATTCATGAGCGCGGTGCAGGGCAGCTTCAAGGGGCGATAAGACAGACGGAGTAGGAACTAAGAACACAGGAAACAGGAACACAGAAGAGAGGAAGCGTCGGTGGGTTGGCGCTTCCTCTCTTTGCAGTCGGTTGGCCTGTGTGCGCGGTGCTCTGCTTGCACACCCTGCTCTAACTTCTGTCTTCCATCTCCAGCACGTCGCGCAGCACCCGCGCCGTCATGCCCCAGATGTCGTGCCCGTGCCACAGGTAATGCCAGACCGTAATCGGCTGCCCCAACGGTGAAATCCGTTCCTCGCTTCGTGGCCGGATGGCCCGCAGTTCCGACAGCCGGGGCAGCAGAATCTCGGCCACCTCCGGCGTCGGCGTCAGCGACAGCTCGGCGGGAAGACGCGCCAGCACGGGCGTGACGTGAAATTTCATCGGCGTGAACACGTCGTCGAGCAGACCCAACACCTGCACGCCCGCCGGATGCAGCCCGACCTCCTCGTGGGCTTCCCGCACGGCGGCCTGCACAGCGGTTTCGCCGCTTTCCAGACTGCCGCCGGGAAAGCTGATCTGGCCCTGGTGGGTCGGCAGATTGCTGGCCCGCACCGTCAGCAGGATGCGCGGATCGTCTTCCAGCGTCAGGCCCACCAGCACCGCCGCCTGCCGGAATTCGGGCAGATGCAGCGCCTGCCGCTCACGCCCCGCCAGCCAGCGCTCGAAGTGGTCGCTCACACGTTCTCCGTGCTGTCTGGCGTCACGCTCAGGGCGTTCAGCGTTCGCCCGGTGTGGGCACGCAGCGCCAGTTCCGGATCGATACCCAGGCTCCGTGCCCAGCCGACTGCCGCTGCCAGCACCTCGGCCACGCCGTGTTCGTCGGGGGTGGCCCGCAGGATCGTCTGTTCCAGATCGGCCCGCTCCTGTGCGGGGGAGTCAGCGATCTTCTGTGCCTGCATTTCGCGTGCCAGTGCGCCCAGCGCTGCCGGAACACGCTCGGCGGCGCTGCGGGGTTTGCCGCCCCGCTCCTGCGCCTTGATCGCCTGCCAGTTCTGCACCACTTCCTCGCTGCCGCTCACCACCACGTCACCAAAAATATGCGGGTGTCGCCGGATCAGCTTCTGCACGATGCTCTGTTCCACCTGTGCGTAGTCGAAGGTTCCTGCTTCCTCGGCAATCACGCTATGAAACGCGACCTGAAGCAGCACGTCGCCCAGTTCGCCGGGCAACTCGTCCCAGTCTTCCTCAGAAATCGCGTCCACTGTTTCAGCTGCTTCTTCCAATAGGTAGGGGCGCAGGCTCGCGTGCGTCTGTTCCTGATCCCAGGGACAGCCGTCCGGAGCACGCAGGCGGCGCAGAACGTCCAGCAGATGATTCATACCGTCATGCTAGCGCTGCTGGCAGGCCCTCAGGCCGAAGATGACTGGCGGCTGAGCGCCCCTGCCTGCTCCCTCACGTGCAGCCCACGCGCCGTCAGCTTGGGTGTGTTGCACTGTGCGTATGAAGACGCCTTTTCCCCGCCTCCTGACGCTGGCCGCCCTGCTGACGCTGGGCATGTCTGGAGCGACCACCCCCCCCGCCCAGACCACGCCGCCCGCTCAGAGTGCCGCTGCCGCCCCCTGGACGCAGGCCACCTTGCAGGCCGCGACCTACGTGGTGATTCCTGCCACGCTGGAGGGAAACACCGCGCTGCTGAGCGCCGACCAGCAGAAGATTCTTCTGGACGCCATGCAGCGCGACAGCCAGAATGCCCTGCACCGCAAATACCCCGCCGCGAACTTTGCCAGCGATCCCAACCAGCCCGGTGTGATCGTGGTGCATCCGGTGTGGGTGGTGCCCGGTTCCCTGCTGCCCTGGAATAGCTTTCAGGCCCGCCTGGAACTGAATCAGAGCGGCAGCCGGGCCGTGGTCAACGACAGTTTCGGACTGCTGGAGGTCTGGCAGCATCAGGCCGACGCCGCCAATTACGTGTTTGACCGGGTCGTCAAGAAACTGCCCTGAATCCCGAACGCGCTGTTCTTTACCTGCTCTTCAGAGTGTCGCCGCACGCCTTCTGCTGCCTGGAAGGCGTGTTAGCTTGCCGCCATGACAGCCAATTCATCACCGTCTTCCGCAGATAGTCCACATGCTTCCGAAGGCAAGAGCGCCTTTATCACGGGTGGCAGCAAGGGGATCGGGTACGCCACTGCCCAGGCGCTCACAGGGGCGGGCTACCGCGTCACCATCACCAGTCGCAACGAGAATGAGGTGCAGGCGGCTGCCGCCGAGCTGGGGCACGAAACACGCGGGGCCGTGTGTGACGTGCGCGATTTCACGGCGCTTCAGGCGGCGGTTGACGCCCACGTTCAGGCGTTCGGCGGGCTGGACGTTCTGATCGTGAATGCTGGAGCGGGCGCGTTTGCCCCGGTGCAGGACATGACGCCCGAGCAGTGGAATACCATTCTCGACACCAATCTGACCGGAGCGTTCTACACCGTCAAGGCGGCCATTCCCGCGCTGGCGCGTGCTCGCGGCTACATCATGCTGGTCAGCAGTCTGGCGGGCAAGAACCCGTTCGCGGGCGGCAGCGCCTACAACGCCAGCAAATTCGGCATGAACGGGTTTGCCGAGAGCATCATGCTCGATCTGCGCCCGCTGGGCATCAAGGTGTCGCAGCTGATGCCCGGCAGCGTGGCAACCGGGTTCGGCGGCCATACCCCCACCGACGCCGACGCCTGGAAGATTCAGCCGGAAGACCTGGCCCAGATCGTGCTCGACCTGCTCGCCATGAACCCGCGCACCCTGCCCAGCCGCGTGGAAATCCGCCCCGCCCAGCCACCCAGGAGGTAGGCCCGCACCCTCACATCTTCGGCGGAAAGTTCTGTGACCCGCTAGGATGAAAAAGCTTACATTCAGCCGTTCACACGCAACGGGAAAACCTCAGGAGGAATTCTATGTCTCTATTCGATATGCTCGGCGGTATGCTGTCTCCTCAGGCTCTCAATTCGGCTACTCAGTCGGTATCGGCACAGGTCGGCACCACTCCCGAACAGACGGAGCACGCGATAGAAGCCGCCGTTCCGCTGATTCTGAGCGGTCTGACGCGCAACGCCCAGACGCCTGAGGGTGAGGCAGCCCTCGGCAACGCCCTGGCCCAGCACGACGGCAGCGCCCTCGACAATCTGGGTATGGGTCAGCTTCCCAGCACCCAGGACGGGCAGAATATTCTGGGTCACGTCTTCGGCAATCAGACGCCCGCCGCTGCCAACGCAGTGGCGCAGCGCAGCGGCATCGACCCGCAGATGGCGATGCAGATTCTGAGCATCGTCGCGCCGCTGGTGCTGGGCATGCTGGGCCGCAGTCAGGCTGGCGCAGGTGGCGGCGCTCTGGGTGGTGGACTCGGCAGCATTCTCGGCAGTGTGCTGGGCGGCGGCGCGTCTCAGTCGGGTGGGCTGGGGAGCATTCTGGGCGGTCTGCTGGGTGGTGGTCAGGCTCAGGGAAATGCACAGGCACAAGCACAGTCGGGCGGGCTGGGCAGCATCCTGGGTGGGTTGCTGGGCGGCGGCGCTCAGCAGCAGACTCAGGCACAGCCACAGGCTCAGTCGGGTGGCCTGGGCAACATCATGGGCACGCTGAACAACGTGCTGGACAGCAACGGCAATGGCAACGCCCTCGATGATCTGGTGGGCATGCTGGGCGGCAAGCGCTGAGTTCGGCCCGGCAGGAAGGGGGAGTCGTTCGCCGCGCCCGCTTCCCTGTCTGTTCAGAACACGCGTCTAAGGTCAAGATATTGCCCCCGTTTGTTCAAGTTACCGTCAGTTCCGTTGCACTGCTCTCACTCGGGGAGGCGTACAGTGAATGACGTGAAGAAGGGTCTGAAAGAATTTTTCGACTGGCTCAGGGAAAGCCTGCGCGGTCAAGCTCAGCCGCAGCCGGTTCCTGTGCCAGTGCGCGTGCGCCAGCGCTGATCCACTCTGCTGCTCTCGTCCTCAGCCTCAGGGCGCGTCCGTAAGGGCGCTTTTTTTTTGCCATTTTTCGGCAGTGGCACGCATCGTCAGAGCGGCTGATCCCCCCCAATATTCTGCCCCCACGGACGCTGCCCGGCGCAAAAGATTCCTGTGGCAGGCCGGGATTTCCTGTATTCTCCTGTGATGCACGGCATGGAGGCCCTTCGCCCACTCCTTTCAGAACGCAGCGCCCGCGATCAGGCCACCATCGAGGCCGCCTACGAATTTGCTCGCCAGGCCCATGAGGGTGTGCTCCGCAAGAGCGGCGAGCCGTATATCACGCATCCGGTGGCGGTGGCGGTCATTCTGGCCGAACTGGGCATGGATACCGACAGTATCGCGGCGGGCCTGCTGCACGACACCGTAGAAGACACGCCGGTCACGCTCGACGATATCGAGAAGCATTTCGGCCCCGACGTGCGGCGCATCGTGGAGGGTGAAACCAAGGTCAGCAAGCTGGCGAAGGTCGCCAAGGCGCAGAACCCCGACCGCAGCCTGTCGGATGAGCAGTCCGAGAATATGCGGAAGCTGCTGATCGCCATGACCAGCGATATCCGCATCATCATCGTGAAACTCGCCGATCGCCTGCACAACATGCGGACGCTCGATTCGATGCAGCCGGTCAAGCAGCAGCGCATTGCCCGCGAGACGATGGAAATCTTCGCGCCGCTGGCACACCGGCTGGGTATCGGGCAGGTGAAGTGGGAACTGGAAGACCTGTCGTTCCGCTACCTTGAACCCGACGCGTATATCGAGCTGCAAGCACGGCTGCGAACCCGCCAGGAAGAACGAATTCTGCATATCCGCACCGCGCTTCAGGAGATGCGGGAAGCGCTGGGCGAAGATCTGGAACTCGAAGAATGGGTGGACGACATCAACGTGTCGGGGCGCAGCAAGCACCTGTGGAGCATCTATTCCAAGATGCAGAAGGAAGGCAAGGCGCTGGAGCAGATTTTCGACCTGCTCGCCATCCGGGTCATTCTGACGCCAAAGGCGCTTCAGGCACGGGCACAGACCGATGCCAAGCGGCAGGAACGCGCCGAGGAAGTGCGCGAGAAACGGGTGTGCTATCACTCGCTGTCCATCGTGCACAGCCTGTGGACGCCGATTCCGGGCCGTTTCAAGGATTACATCGCAGTGCCCAAGCCCAACGGCTATCAGAGCCTGCATACCACCGTCATCAGCCCCAGCGGGCAGCCGGTCGAGGTGCAGATTCGCTCGCGCCGCATGCACGAGGTTGCCGAATACGGCGTGGCGGCACACTGGCTGTACAAGCAGGGCGAGAAACTGGGCGAGCAGCAGCGCGAGGGCTGGCTGCAACGTCTCCAGCAGCTTCAGCACGAGATTCTCGACGCGTCCGACTTCGTAGATGCCGTGAAGGAAGACCTGCTGGGCGGGCGGGTGGTGGTGTTCACGCCCAAAGGCGATACCCGCGACCTGCCGAGCGCGTCCACTCCGATTGATTTTGCCTACAACGTCCACTCGCGCATCGGAGATACGGCGGTGGGCGCGAAGGTCAACGGCAGCATCGTGCCGCTTAGCTATCAGCTTCAGAACGGCGACATGGTCGAGATCGTGACCTCGAAAAACGGTACGCCCAGCAAGGACTGGCTGAGTTTTGCCGTCACCCGCAGCGCCCGCACCAAGATTCGGCACCACTTCCGCGTAGAGGAGCGGGCCGAAGCGCTGGAGCACGGTCACGATCTGCTGGAACGCTACCTCAGAAAGCGCAATCTGCCGGTGCGCCAGCTGATGCGGACCAAGTCGCTGGAAGACGTGGCCGACCGGCTGACCGGCAACCGCAACCCCGACGACCTGTATCTGGCGCTGCACGCGGGCAAACTCACCACCGGCATGGTGGCCCGCACGCTGGTGCCCGAGCTGAATCAGGAGAAGCCGCCGCAGGCCCGCCCCCGCCCGCTGCCGCCCACGCCGCGCAGCGACGGCGACGGCAAGGTGTATGTGGAGGGCGTGCTGTCTCAGGCCAAGAAGGGCATGTGCTGCAACCCGATTCCCGGCGATCAGATCATGGCCTACGTGACGCGGGGGCGCGGCTACACCATCCACCGAATCGACTGCCCCAACATGGTGAGATTGCTGAAAGACGAGCCGGAAGACCGTTGCCGCCCGGCGTCGTGGAATCCGGGTGAACCGGGACACAGCGCGGTCAATCTGGACGTGGTGGCCGCCGACCGTTCGGGCCTGCTGGCCGACGTGCTGGCGGTGCTGGTGGTGCAGAAGCGCAGCCCGCTGAAAGTCGAGGCGGCGGTGCGCGGGCAGACGGCGCATATTCTGCTGCGGCTGGAAGTGGGCGGGCAGATGGACCTCAGCCGCTTGGCCGACGCCATACGCAGCGTGGAAGGCGTGCGCGACGTGCTGCGGGTGGGCAACAAGAGCGGGCGGGCCATTCCGACGGAAGCGCGGCTGCGGTAGGTTGCCTGGGGGCGGGGCAGATTGAACGCGGCTTCACAGGGTCTTTGCTGTTTCTAAACATCTCGGCGCTAGCATCTGAGCATGACCTCTGCGCCCTCCTCGATCCCTGTGCCCACCGCCCAGACGACCCGGGGTGTGTGGCGGTTTCTGCGGGTGCTGTTTGCCCTGGCGATGCTGGGGCTGGCGGTGCTGCTGGTGCTGCCGCCGCTGCTGGGCTACCCGCGCTACGAGGTGAAAGGCGGCATGCTGACGGTTCGCAGCATCGCCACGCACCGCAGCGTGTCCGCGAGTACGCCGGTGCAGCAGGTCACGCTACCGCCCCTGACCAAAAGCATGGGAACGGCTGGCGGCGGCCTGTGTGTAGGGCGCTTCCGCGACACCTCGGGGCGGGTGTACGAGGTGTATTCCGACTGCTCTCCAGAGGTGCTGCTGTTCAGCGTGCCGGGCAAGAAGCCGCTGGCAATCACGCCGGGCGATCCGGCAGGCCTGCTGGCGACCCTGAAGAGCGGAGGCAGCGCCACGTATTATCTGCCACGCAGTTTTCATGTGCCGCTGAGCAGCTGGCTGCTGACGGTGCCGCTGCTGCTGTTGGCGCTGGCGGCGCTGCTGCCCCCGCCCACTCTGCGCTACTCGCTGACGCCCGACGCGCTGCTGGTACGCCGCCGCCTGGGAGTAGACCGCCTGCCGTATGCAGGCATGACCGTGCGGATGGCGCGGGGACGGCTGGGGCTGCGGCTGCTGGGAACGGGCGTGCCCGGCTATCACACTGGTCTGTACGCCAGTGCCGACGGGCAGGTGATGGCAGGGGCCACCTCGGTCAGCGCCCCGGCCCTGCTGATCCACAGCGGCGGCACCTCGTACTACCTGACGCCTGCCGACCCCCAGGCCCTGATGACCGAACTTCAGAGGCGCGGCGCTACACTGCTGGCGTGACTCTGGCTCCTCTTTGCCCTGTGCCATGCCGTCTCTGACGCTGCTGCCCGATCTGGGCGACCTGTTGCGGCTTCAGCCTCAGTACAACTCGGCCACCCTGATCGAACTGCTGGACAGCCTGTCGTCGCGGGAAGTGCTGTGGCTGAGCGGCTCAGACCCCGACCACCCAGCCCGCGACACGCTGGCAGCGGCAGGCAGAGCGGTGCAGGAACTCGCGCCCGACTGGGCCTGGGCCGATGCCGAGTACGACGCCCTGACAGGCTTCATGCGGCAGTATCCGCAGGGACAGCAGCGCCTCAGGGCGGCAGGCGCGGCGCAGCAACAGCTGGAAACGGCGCTTCAGGGGCCGCTCACGCTCGCCCGGCTGACCTCACCTGATCTGCTGGGTGAACTGACCGCCTACCATGCCGCGCTGGCGCAGGCACTCGATGAAGGGCCGGGAACTCGCTGGCACGCCCGGCGGCTGGACGAACTCGCCGCAGCGGTGCAGGGCCATGAAGGGGCGGCCATCGTGGCGCTCGACGACGTGCCGGGGTTGCTCGAACGCCTGCCACACGCAGAGCTGCCCGGTGCGGGCTTCGTTCCGGGCGAGCGCTCTCGGCTGCGTGCGCTGGCAGACCGCGCCCTACTGCTGCAAGAACACGACGACCTGTCGGCGCTACTGTCAGCCTTGGAACGCGAGCAGGGCGACCGCCTCACGTCCAGGGCCGAGCTTCAGTACGCCGCTGCGGGTATTCATCTGGCGGTGGGTGACCTGAAGAGCGCCCGCGCCCTGCTGGAAAGCGCCGCCCACGCCCTGACCAACGAGCGCAGCCTGCCCGGACTGGTGCTGGCACGGCTGGGGCAGGTACGAGACGCGCAGGGCGAACGCGACCTGGCAACCCGCACCTACCGCGCTGTCATGGCCCTGAAGTACGTTCCTCAGGTCGCCAGAGAAACGGCGCAGGCAGGGCTGGAAACCCCGTTTCTGCTGGAACTGGAGTGAATTGACTCCGCTTCATTCCCCCACAGTCGGAACTTTACTTCTGTCTCGTATAGCCCGTTTCTGCGTCTCCCCGCTCTGCTCAGATTGAAGCCCGGCACCGAGGGATTCAGGCCGATTTCCGTATGAGATGGTGGCTGTCTGA includes:
- a CDS encoding adenylosuccinate synthase; its protein translation is MPGIAIIGAQWGDEGKGKITDFLAPRAQFVARYQGGANAGHTVTAKGQTFKLNLLPSGVLHPGTVSILGDGMVIDPMKFMEERANLHAAGLEPDLRISDRAHLVLPHHKYVDGKKDFVGTTGRGIGPAYADRARRVGIRFGDLLDEAVLAERVERLLEAKPNSTREAGWVDTAAALKDLAPIREQLSPFIFDTGSQLRQAIKDGHNVLFEGAQATLLDLNYGTYPFVTSSHPTVGGIIVGTGVSHKALNKVYGVAKAFNTRVGHGPFVTEVFGEMELRLRGDGSQPWDEYGTTTGRARRVGWLDLELLRYAVDVNGLDGLVINKMDVLAGLDSIPVCTGYDAAGGPVYRQMKGWATTDGATSRETLPKEAQAYLDLIEETVNCPVVIFSCGPAREQTYGAVDWSV
- the folE gene encoding GTP cyclohydrolase I FolE, with product MPIPKTNEAVNPQADGSGIAELTHDWLHHIGEDPEREGLLKTPQRVEKAWRFLTGGYRQTLEEVAGDAVFAAEGSEMVIVKDIEFYSMCEHHMLPFFGRAHVGYIPSGKILGLSKFARITDLYARRLQVQERLTTQIAEAVQELLDPKGVAVVLEGVHLCMAMRGVEKQNSSTSTSAMRGLFKSDPRTRAEFMSAVQGSFKGR
- a CDS encoding NUDIX hydrolase; translated protein: MSDHFERWLAGRERQALHLPEFRQAAVLVGLTLEDDPRILLTVRASNLPTHQGQISFPGGSLESGETAVQAAVREAHEEVGLHPAGVQVLGLLDDVFTPMKFHVTPVLARLPAELSLTPTPEVAEILLPRLSELRAIRPRSEERISPLGQPITVWHYLWHGHDIWGMTARVLRDVLEMEDRS
- a CDS encoding MazG family protein, with protein sequence MNHLLDVLRRLRAPDGCPWDQEQTHASLRPYLLEEAAETVDAISEEDWDELPGELGDVLLQVAFHSVIAEEAGTFDYAQVEQSIVQKLIRRHPHIFGDVVVSGSEEVVQNWQAIKAQERGGKPRSAAERVPAALGALAREMQAQKIADSPAQERADLEQTILRATPDEHGVAEVLAAAVGWARSLGIDPELALRAHTGRTLNALSVTPDSTENV
- a CDS encoding SDR family oxidoreductase: MTANSSPSSADSPHASEGKSAFITGGSKGIGYATAQALTGAGYRVTITSRNENEVQAAAAELGHETRGAVCDVRDFTALQAAVDAHVQAFGGLDVLIVNAGAGAFAPVQDMTPEQWNTILDTNLTGAFYTVKAAIPALARARGYIMLVSSLAGKNPFAGGSAYNASKFGMNGFAESIMLDLRPLGIKVSQLMPGSVATGFGGHTPTDADAWKIQPEDLAQIVLDLLAMNPRTLPSRVEIRPAQPPRR
- a CDS encoding DUF937 domain-containing protein, with the protein product MSLFDMLGGMLSPQALNSATQSVSAQVGTTPEQTEHAIEAAVPLILSGLTRNAQTPEGEAALGNALAQHDGSALDNLGMGQLPSTQDGQNILGHVFGNQTPAAANAVAQRSGIDPQMAMQILSIVAPLVLGMLGRSQAGAGGGALGGGLGSILGSVLGGGASQSGGLGSILGGLLGGGQAQGNAQAQAQSGGLGSILGGLLGGGAQQQTQAQPQAQSGGLGNIMGTLNNVLDSNGNGNALDDLVGMLGGKR
- a CDS encoding RelA/SpoT family protein; this translates as MEALRPLLSERSARDQATIEAAYEFARQAHEGVLRKSGEPYITHPVAVAVILAELGMDTDSIAAGLLHDTVEDTPVTLDDIEKHFGPDVRRIVEGETKVSKLAKVAKAQNPDRSLSDEQSENMRKLLIAMTSDIRIIIVKLADRLHNMRTLDSMQPVKQQRIARETMEIFAPLAHRLGIGQVKWELEDLSFRYLEPDAYIELQARLRTRQEERILHIRTALQEMREALGEDLELEEWVDDINVSGRSKHLWSIYSKMQKEGKALEQIFDLLAIRVILTPKALQARAQTDAKRQERAEEVREKRVCYHSLSIVHSLWTPIPGRFKDYIAVPKPNGYQSLHTTVISPSGQPVEVQIRSRRMHEVAEYGVAAHWLYKQGEKLGEQQREGWLQRLQQLQHEILDASDFVDAVKEDLLGGRVVVFTPKGDTRDLPSASTPIDFAYNVHSRIGDTAVGAKVNGSIVPLSYQLQNGDMVEIVTSKNGTPSKDWLSFAVTRSARTKIRHHFRVEERAEALEHGHDLLERYLRKRNLPVRQLMRTKSLEDVADRLTGNRNPDDLYLALHAGKLTTGMVARTLVPELNQEKPPQARPRPLPPTPRSDGDGKVYVEGVLSQAKKGMCCNPIPGDQIMAYVTRGRGYTIHRIDCPNMVRLLKDEPEDRCRPASWNPGEPGHSAVNLDVVAADRSGLLADVLAVLVVQKRSPLKVEAAVRGQTAHILLRLEVGGQMDLSRLADAIRSVEGVRDVLRVGNKSGRAIPTEARLR
- a CDS encoding PH domain-containing protein — translated: MTSAPSSIPVPTAQTTRGVWRFLRVLFALAMLGLAVLLVLPPLLGYPRYEVKGGMLTVRSIATHRSVSASTPVQQVTLPPLTKSMGTAGGGLCVGRFRDTSGRVYEVYSDCSPEVLLFSVPGKKPLAITPGDPAGLLATLKSGGSATYYLPRSFHVPLSSWLLTVPLLLLALAALLPPPTLRYSLTPDALLVRRRLGVDRLPYAGMTVRMARGRLGLRLLGTGVPGYHTGLYASADGQVMAGATSVSAPALLIHSGGTSYYLTPADPQALMTELQRRGATLLA